One window of [Limnothrix rosea] IAM M-220 genomic DNA carries:
- a CDS encoding serine hydrolase, with amino-acid sequence MAEKSRRSKRKRKISAQSQNPQSGGKVVSLSSRRRATPKTNNLRPRKKSRKAETAASTATKVQLQKTTRRTRRPATTRSGQNSRQARRLRLKLPKPILYPIRFAIVGIGIGAFIGTLLAISNSRPYINVTQDTEQRSESFASEEPPNPLPLTTPLTAMRESVQTAIAADPELDATLLFVDLDTGEYLDVAASRSVSAASTIKIPVLVAFLEAVDQGEVQLKEQLMITENVKGGGSGNLQYKDNGTQFSALFVASEMSINSDNTATNMIIEQLGGFETLNLKFQRWGLKQTQLNELLPDLEGTNQTTARDLAFLLAKINQGNILSTRSRDRLMRIMSATSNNRLLPQSLGQGAAIAHKTGDIGFIIGDAGIVDMPNGKRYIASIFVERPYNAEKGRELLHQIGRQFYQYLEQEQTPLPAPADPNNSDKPLETASFPEPD; translated from the coding sequence GTGGCTGAGAAATCACGTCGTTCTAAACGAAAAAGAAAGATTTCTGCCCAGTCCCAGAATCCCCAATCTGGCGGCAAAGTTGTATCTTTGTCCTCCCGTCGTCGCGCTACGCCGAAAACCAATAATCTCCGTCCCAGAAAAAAATCAAGAAAAGCAGAAACAGCAGCGTCAACTGCCACTAAAGTCCAGCTTCAGAAAACAACCCGCAGAACTAGGCGGCCTGCCACTACGAGGAGCGGACAAAATTCCCGTCAGGCTCGTCGCCTACGACTCAAACTGCCAAAACCAATTTTGTACCCGATTCGCTTTGCCATTGTCGGTATTGGTATCGGCGCGTTTATTGGCACATTATTAGCAATTTCAAATTCCCGCCCTTATATCAATGTGACGCAGGATACGGAGCAGCGCAGTGAATCCTTTGCATCCGAGGAGCCGCCAAATCCGTTGCCCCTCACGACACCCCTAACTGCAATGCGGGAGTCGGTGCAAACGGCGATCGCCGCCGATCCAGAGTTAGATGCCACACTATTATTTGTGGATTTAGATACAGGAGAGTATCTCGATGTGGCTGCCTCAAGAAGTGTATCCGCCGCGAGTACGATTAAAATCCCAGTGCTGGTTGCGTTTCTAGAAGCCGTCGATCAAGGCGAAGTTCAGCTCAAAGAACAGCTGATGATTACAGAAAATGTCAAAGGTGGCGGCTCCGGCAATCTGCAATATAAAGACAATGGCACACAATTTTCTGCCTTGTTTGTGGCCTCTGAAATGAGTATCAACAGCGATAATACGGCCACCAATATGATTATTGAGCAGCTCGGCGGTTTTGAGACCCTCAATCTAAAGTTTCAGCGTTGGGGGTTAAAGCAAACGCAGCTTAACGAGCTATTGCCGGATCTTGAAGGGACAAATCAAACCACGGCAAGGGATCTGGCTTTTCTTTTAGCGAAAATTAATCAGGGCAATATTTTGTCGACTCGCTCCCGCGATCGCCTCATGCGAATCATGAGCGCAACCAGCAACAATCGACTATTACCCCAGAGCCTGGGTCAAGGGGCGGCGATCGCCCACAAGACAGGAGATATTGGCTTTATTATTGGCGATGCAGGCATTGTCGACATGCCCAACGGCAAACGCTACATTGCGTCAATTTTCGTAGAACGCCCCTACAATGCCGAAAAAGGCCGCGAACTACTTCACCAAATTGGTCGCCAATTTTATCAATACCTAGAACAAGAGCAAACACCATTACCAGCTCCCGCCGACCCAAACAATTCAGATAAACCCCTAGAAACAGCTTCATTTCCAGAACCTGATTAA
- a CDS encoding ATP-binding protein, translating to MQKVLLSNLGDWRSPLRESFFAPFSADDPMSGGLLGLHVVANLLTAIAYFSIPLMLIYFVRKRHGTPFSQVFVLFSAFIIACGVGHFLDVLKIWAPLSQLSVFEHALTAAVSCYTAIELYFLLPQFLSLKTPQELEEVNEKLQLEMRERQSADKVLNDIVEATAPVTGQDFFPALVEKLTLALNVKQIQIAEILNSQDPELSETLTLAAWSNPAFAEDVATINEIDDPAQPTTSYLRVPILDRNQQAIGILRVFHSEPTINREQATKIITVFASRAAAEIERKRALEKLNEANTQLANLNSQLEQKVTERTETLETVNSSLQEKIKQSRLTERALRESEDRFRSLLLNIPGAVFRCFPDEYRTMEFLSNRIEDITGYAATDFLNNRVRAFNELVYADDLQQLQAVAANLSAANATYQVEYRLTRCDGHLAWVFERGTGVFDANGQILYLEGVMVEITERKIALQSLEQERRQLRQLIQNMPVAMAMFDTQMRYVAYSDQWSQDYDLGAADLVGRSHYELFPELPEQYKKINERGLAGEVIKSDEDIFVQRDGQVRYLKWVLQPWYYSQDEVGGVVIVSQDIKDLVLGREAALEASRLKSSFLANMSHEIRTPMNGILGIAELLKNTKLSSQQQNFVQTLNNSAQHLLYLINDILDFSKLEAGEMRLEKTALDIVDCVESVAALLAVQAHNKRVELLTFVDPQLNQILIGDPVRLRQILTNLVNNAIKFTPEGSVVVRAILVDFGQSPEGESEVTVRIEITDTGIGIKSEDRHRLFQSFSQVDPSTTRQYGGTGLGLAIAKQLVTLMEGEIGIDSNAGEGSTFWFTAVFKGLDAVLGQPDLELRDILVIDALEVSRELIVEYLTAYDMSVDSSSDLIEGLVQIEQHQNYDLVLYSLPIFCGQQEQIRTVLNRLKDVLPREQLVVVISQVDYPSLKDWLHKQKIRHLIKPLQQQSLWRLLRNLDRAETIAPEENNLSLASQRFVRRSPEIKILLAEDTPVNQLVITNQLEILGFKKIDCASNGKAVLEMLQAKPYDLILMDCRMPELDGYDTTGAIRKQEKEGEMPVVIVAMTANALEGEREKCLSVGMNDYISKPTTIETLRVVLERVLDNYFPEDEELAIATESDQQDEDANKSDKKDVDPQQQAATTQNSPIDFQRLKHFYGEDIAFHRVMFKQLMSSLPQYLSGLEVAVAEEDLGQILYESHRLRGSVTTASIKNIPVLCNAIDDAAHDEDMGRIKILLADLKEKLNNVLQFLEDYLTDE from the coding sequence ATGCAAAAAGTATTGTTATCGAATTTAGGGGATTGGCGATCGCCATTGCGCGAGAGTTTTTTTGCGCCTTTTAGTGCAGATGACCCGATGTCTGGTGGGCTGTTAGGTCTTCATGTTGTTGCAAATTTACTGACGGCGATCGCCTACTTTTCCATCCCGTTAATGCTCATTTATTTTGTCAGAAAGCGCCACGGTACCCCTTTCTCCCAAGTCTTCGTTTTATTTAGCGCCTTCATCATTGCCTGCGGTGTTGGGCATTTTCTTGATGTCCTGAAAATTTGGGCTCCCCTCTCTCAACTATCCGTCTTTGAACATGCCCTAACCGCCGCTGTTTCCTGCTACACAGCCATAGAACTATATTTTTTGTTGCCTCAGTTTTTAAGCCTAAAAACACCTCAAGAACTAGAGGAAGTCAACGAAAAATTGCAGCTAGAGATGCGTGAACGACAGAGCGCCGATAAAGTACTCAACGATATCGTTGAAGCCACAGCTCCTGTTACGGGTCAAGATTTTTTTCCTGCCCTTGTGGAAAAGTTGACCTTGGCTTTAAATGTCAAGCAAATCCAAATTGCTGAGATTCTGAACTCCCAAGACCCAGAGCTGTCAGAGACTCTGACCCTTGCTGCATGGTCTAACCCAGCCTTTGCCGAAGATGTGGCCACCATTAACGAAATAGACGATCCAGCCCAGCCCACAACCTCTTACTTGCGCGTACCAATCTTAGATCGCAACCAGCAAGCGATTGGCATATTAAGAGTGTTTCACTCTGAGCCGACGATTAATCGCGAACAGGCAACCAAAATTATCACCGTATTTGCGTCGCGTGCGGCTGCGGAAATTGAACGCAAGCGCGCCCTTGAAAAGCTCAACGAAGCTAACACCCAGTTGGCAAATCTCAATAGCCAACTTGAACAGAAAGTCACTGAACGCACAGAGACCCTAGAAACTGTCAATAGCTCACTCCAGGAGAAAATTAAACAAAGCCGCCTGACAGAACGGGCGTTAAGGGAAAGCGAAGATCGTTTTCGTAGTCTTTTGCTAAATATTCCGGGAGCTGTTTTTCGTTGTTTTCCTGACGAATACAGAACGATGGAATTTTTGAGTAACCGTATTGAAGACATTACTGGCTATGCTGCAACGGATTTTTTAAATAATCGTGTTCGCGCCTTTAATGAACTTGTTTATGCTGACGATTTACAGCAGCTTCAGGCCGTGGCGGCAAATCTTTCGGCAGCGAATGCGACTTACCAAGTTGAATATCGTTTGACTCGCTGTGATGGTCATCTAGCTTGGGTGTTTGAGCGAGGCACTGGGGTTTTTGATGCGAATGGTCAGATCCTCTACCTTGAGGGGGTCATGGTTGAAATTACCGAACGTAAGATTGCGCTTCAGTCTTTAGAGCAGGAACGCCGTCAACTGCGACAGCTGATTCAAAATATGCCTGTGGCAATGGCCATGTTTGATACTCAAATGCGCTACGTCGCATATAGTGATCAATGGTCGCAAGATTATGATCTTGGTGCGGCAGATCTGGTCGGGCGATCGCACTATGAGCTGTTTCCAGAGCTACCTGAGCAATATAAAAAAATTAACGAACGTGGTTTAGCGGGCGAGGTGATTAAATCTGACGAGGATATTTTCGTGCAGAGGGATGGGCAAGTTCGCTATCTCAAATGGGTATTACAGCCTTGGTATTACAGTCAGGATGAGGTTGGCGGTGTTGTTATTGTTTCTCAAGATATTAAGGATCTCGTCCTTGGCCGGGAAGCTGCCCTTGAAGCGTCGCGTCTGAAATCGAGTTTTTTGGCGAATATGAGCCATGAGATTCGGACACCAATGAATGGCATTTTAGGCATTGCCGAACTGCTAAAAAATACGAAGTTATCATCTCAGCAGCAAAATTTTGTACAAACGCTCAATAACAGTGCGCAACATTTGCTCTATTTGATTAATGATATTTTGGATTTCTCGAAGCTAGAAGCAGGGGAAATGCGGTTAGAGAAAACTGCTCTTGATATTGTGGATTGTGTGGAATCTGTGGCGGCATTGTTGGCTGTTCAAGCGCACAATAAGCGGGTAGAACTACTTACTTTTGTGGATCCACAATTGAATCAAATTTTGATTGGTGATCCGGTGAGGTTGCGGCAAATTTTGACCAATCTCGTGAATAATGCCATCAAGTTCACGCCGGAAGGCTCGGTTGTTGTGCGGGCCATTTTGGTTGATTTTGGACAAAGTCCAGAGGGTGAGTCTGAAGTTACGGTACGAATTGAAATTACGGATACGGGGATTGGGATCAAATCAGAGGATCGCCATAGATTGTTCCAGTCGTTTTCTCAGGTTGATCCTTCAACAACGCGTCAGTATGGTGGTACGGGTTTAGGGTTGGCGATCGCCAAGCAATTAGTGACGCTAATGGAAGGCGAAATTGGCATAGACAGCAATGCTGGTGAAGGCTCAACCTTCTGGTTTACAGCTGTATTTAAGGGTCTTGATGCCGTTTTAGGTCAGCCGGATTTAGAGCTTAGAGATATCCTCGTCATTGATGCCCTAGAGGTTTCGCGGGAGCTGATCGTGGAATACTTAACGGCTTACGACATGTCGGTGGATAGTTCCTCAGATTTGATTGAAGGGTTAGTTCAAATTGAACAACATCAAAATTATGATTTGGTGCTGTACTCATTACCAATTTTCTGCGGTCAACAGGAGCAAATTCGTACTGTTTTAAATCGCCTTAAGGATGTGCTCCCTCGAGAACAGCTCGTCGTGGTGATTTCCCAGGTCGATTATCCTAGCCTAAAAGATTGGCTACATAAGCAGAAAATTCGTCATTTGATCAAGCCTCTACAGCAGCAATCTCTCTGGCGTTTATTGCGCAATCTTGATCGAGCGGAAACGATTGCACCGGAGGAGAATAATCTTTCTCTGGCTTCCCAAAGATTTGTGCGGCGATCGCCGGAAATTAAAATCCTGTTAGCGGAGGATACTCCGGTTAACCAACTGGTGATTACCAATCAGTTAGAGATTTTAGGGTTTAAAAAAATTGATTGTGCCAGTAATGGTAAAGCCGTCCTGGAGATGTTGCAGGCGAAACCCTATGACTTGATTTTGATGGATTGTCGGATGCCAGAGCTAGATGGTTATGACACGACTGGAGCGATTCGCAAACAAGAAAAAGAAGGGGAGATGCCTGTTGTGATTGTGGCAATGACAGCCAATGCTTTAGAAGGTGAACGTGAAAAATGTTTATCGGTAGGGATGAATGATTATATTTCCAAGCCAACGACGATTGAGACTTTGCGAGTTGTCCTAGAGCGTGTTTTGGATAACTATTTTCCCGAGGACGAGGAATTGGCGATCGCCACGGAGTCAGACCAGCAAGACGAGGATGCCAACAAGTCGGACAAAAAAGACGTGGATCCTCAGCAACAAGCGGCCACGACCCAAAACTCTCCCATTGACTTTCAGCGATTAAAGCATTTTTACGGTGAAGATATTGCGTTCCATCGCGTGATGTTTAAACAGTTAATGTCGAGTTTACCTCAGTATCTGAGCGGTCTAGAGGTGGCCGTAGCGGAGGAAGATCTGGGGCAAATTTTGTATGAATCCCATCGTTTGCGGGGCTCCGTGACGACTGCCAGCATCAAAAATATTCCTGTACTGTGTAATGCCATTGACGATGCAGCCCATGACGAAGATATGGGGCGGATTAAAATCCTGCTCGCTGATCTAAAAGAAAAACTGAATAATGTCCTGCAATTTCTTGAGGATTATTTGACAGACGAGTAA
- a CDS encoding RNA methyltransferase, with protein MKSLEHIRIVAVEPAGALNVGSVARVMKNMGLSQLVLVSPRCDHLGEEARLMAVRAPEILENAMVVQTLPEALEGCQKAIATTGEPRELPTQMEAPKQVLPWLLEDDAPGAVIFGREDNGLTNTELNHAQRFLCIPTGDQYTSLNLAQAIAVCCYELKSLSTTAEISHAPAHQDLADLKDLEGYYQHLERLLLKIGYLHEHTAAARMNKFRSLYNRNALTQAETSMLRGILRQVEWAIAHPDKLTE; from the coding sequence TTGAAAAGTCTTGAGCATATTCGCATTGTTGCGGTGGAGCCTGCTGGTGCTTTAAATGTGGGTTCTGTGGCGCGTGTGATGAAAAATATGGGGTTGTCGCAGTTGGTGCTGGTTAGTCCCCGTTGTGATCATCTGGGTGAGGAGGCTCGTTTAATGGCTGTCCGTGCGCCGGAAATCTTGGAAAATGCGATGGTCGTTCAGACTTTGCCGGAGGCTTTAGAGGGTTGTCAAAAGGCGATCGCCACCACGGGGGAGCCAAGGGAATTACCGACACAGATGGAAGCTCCCAAGCAGGTTTTGCCGTGGTTATTAGAAGATGATGCTCCGGGTGCGGTTATTTTTGGTCGGGAAGATAATGGCCTCACCAATACGGAGCTCAATCATGCTCAGAGGTTTCTTTGTATCCCAACGGGTGATCAGTATACTTCTCTTAATCTCGCCCAAGCGATCGCCGTTTGCTGTTATGAGCTGAAGAGCCTCAGTACAACGGCAGAAATATCGCATGCTCCAGCACATCAAGATTTGGCAGATCTTAAGGATTTAGAGGGTTACTATCAGCATTTAGAAAGACTTTTACTAAAAATTGGTTATTTGCACGAACATACCGCCGCTGCTCGTATGAATAAGTTTCGGAGTTTATACAACCGTAATGCACTTACCCAAGCGGAAACGTCGATGCTCAGGGGCATTTTGCGGCAAGTTGAATGGGCGATCGCCCACCCAGACAAACTCACAGAATGA